One genomic segment of Gemmatimonadota bacterium includes these proteins:
- a CDS encoding fibronectin type III domain-containing protein codes for MFAANLAGNSASPSNSALANTRSPGVPASFAASVVSATRVDLSWSDTTAAETGFAIERCVGTNCAVFSALATVAAAATAYSDHTVVVDSSYRYRVRATGVAGNSAEAGPVLASLILPNAPSGLAAATVSGTQVNLTWTDASDNESSFRIERCAGAGCSTFVEVGSAAAGTPSYSDVGVTAGNDYQYRIRARNAVGNSGASNTAAASTRAATAPTALTARRSLRAPRIDLAWTDQSDNETDFRIERCTGVGCSNFTTLATVAAGVVTYQNTGVTAGLSYSYRVLAINAVGASAASNTATATTAVPSAPTGLSATLFSDSRIDLAWTDASSDEQGFVLERCEGAGCVNFAAVGAALAAGVISYQDTDVAPGLDYRYRVRAFNVVGSSAFSSVVATSTRPPTAPTGLNAITVSGTRIDLNWTDAADNESGFVIERCSGAGCSTFTQLATPPANVTSYQDLSAPLDLSYTYRIRAVNNAGPSGDSNDATAGTILPVAPSALAATVVSAGRIDLTWADNALDANGFVVERCPARLRDLRGPRLDLARADRPLRPHRVGGEQLHVSGPRSQHLRPFGAVAQR; via the coding sequence GTGTTCGCCGCGAACCTCGCCGGCAACTCGGCGAGCCCGTCCAATTCGGCGCTCGCGAACACCCGGAGCCCCGGCGTCCCGGCCAGCTTCGCCGCATCGGTCGTCTCGGCGACCCGCGTCGACCTCAGCTGGTCCGACACGACGGCCGCGGAGACGGGCTTCGCGATCGAGCGCTGCGTGGGCACCAATTGCGCCGTCTTCTCGGCCCTCGCGACGGTCGCGGCGGCCGCGACCGCCTACAGCGACCACACCGTCGTGGTCGACAGCTCGTACCGGTACCGCGTCCGCGCCACCGGCGTCGCCGGCAACTCGGCCGAAGCGGGCCCCGTGCTGGCGTCGCTCATCCTCCCGAACGCGCCCAGCGGCCTCGCGGCCGCGACGGTCTCCGGCACGCAGGTGAACCTGACCTGGACGGATGCGTCGGACAACGAGTCGTCGTTCCGCATCGAGCGCTGCGCGGGCGCCGGCTGCTCCACCTTCGTCGAGGTGGGGAGCGCCGCGGCCGGCACGCCGAGCTACAGTGACGTCGGCGTCACGGCGGGCAATGACTACCAGTACCGCATCCGCGCGCGCAACGCGGTGGGCAACTCGGGCGCGTCCAACACGGCCGCGGCGAGCACCCGCGCCGCGACGGCGCCGACCGCGCTGACGGCGCGACGATCGTTGCGGGCACCCAGGATCGACCTCGCGTGGACGGATCAGTCGGACAACGAGACGGACTTCCGCATCGAGCGCTGCACGGGTGTGGGCTGCTCGAACTTCACCACCCTCGCCACCGTCGCGGCCGGCGTGGTGACGTACCAGAACACCGGCGTCACCGCCGGGCTCTCGTACTCGTATCGCGTGCTCGCCATCAATGCCGTCGGTGCGTCGGCGGCATCGAACACCGCGACGGCGACCACCGCCGTCCCGTCGGCGCCCACCGGCCTCAGCGCGACGCTCTTCAGCGACTCGCGCATCGACCTCGCCTGGACGGACGCGTCGAGCGACGAGCAAGGCTTCGTGCTCGAACGCTGCGAGGGCGCCGGCTGCGTGAACTTCGCGGCGGTCGGCGCGGCCCTCGCCGCCGGCGTGATCAGCTATCAGGACACCGACGTGGCGCCGGGGCTCGACTACCGGTACCGCGTCCGGGCCTTCAACGTGGTCGGCTCCTCGGCCTTCTCGTCTGTCGTGGCGACCAGCACGCGGCCGCCGACCGCGCCGACCGGGCTGAATGCGATCACCGTGAGCGGGACGCGGATCGACCTGAACTGGACCGACGCGGCCGACAACGAGTCGGGATTCGTCATCGAGCGCTGCTCGGGCGCCGGATGCTCGACGTTCACCCAGCTCGCGACCCCGCCCGCGAACGTCACGTCGTATCAGGACCTCTCGGCCCCTCTCGACCTGAGCTACACCTACCGCATCCGCGCCGTGAACAACGCCGGACCGTCGGGCGACAGCAACGATGCGACCGCGGGCACGATCCTGCCGGTGGCGCCGAGCGCGCTCGCCGCGACCGTGGTCTCGGCCGGCCGGATCGATCTCACGTGGGCCGACAACGCGCTCGACGCGAACGGCTTCGTGGTCGAGCGGTGCCCGGCGCGGCTGCGTGACCTTCGCGGACCTCGACTCGACCTCGCTCGGGCAGACCGCCCTCTCCGACCTCACCGTGTCGGCGGGGAACAGCTACACGTATCAGGTCCGCGCTCGCAACATCTCCGGCCGTTCGGCGCCGTCGCGCAGCGCTGA
- a CDS encoding fibronectin type III domain-containing protein: MIAIRRLPAAPSALTAVATSATSATLRWSDNADNESAFIIERCARAGCTAFPDHRLQGRERHELQRRQGRTAAATYRYRVRARNSVGISAFIGPVSVVLGGPAAPERLSATTISGTQIDLTWTDATEQRDRLRRRALRHGVCGTDRDFVGRQRRGGRDPGVPEHRPRRRRHVHLPRPRDQQRRPVRLLRDGDGQHDPSGGAERPRRDHLGDADRSRLA, encoded by the coding sequence ATGATCGCGATCCGCCGCTTGCCGGCCGCGCCGAGCGCGCTGACCGCGGTCGCGACCTCGGCCACGTCGGCGACGCTCCGCTGGTCCGACAACGCCGACAACGAGTCGGCGTTCATCATCGAGCGCTGCGCGAGGGCCGGCTGCACCGCCTTCCCCGATCATCGACTCCAGGGCCGCGAACGTCATGAGCTTCAACGACGCCAGGGCCGCACCGCGGCGGCGACCTACCGCTACCGCGTCCGCGCGCGCAACAGCGTCGGCATCTCCGCCTTCATCGGCCCGGTGAGCGTCGTGCTCGGCGGCCCGGCCGCGCCAGAGCGGCTCAGCGCGACGACGATCTCGGGCACGCAGATCGACCTGACGTGGACCGACGCGACCGAACAACGAGACCGGCTTCGACGTCGAGCGCTGCGGCATGGCGTCTGCGGCACCGATCGCGACTTCGTCGGTCGCCAGCGTCGCGGCGGGCGTGACCCAGGCGTACCAGAACACCGGCCTCGCCGTCGACGGCACGTACACCTACCGCGTCCGCGCGACCAACAACGTCGCCCCGTCCGCCTACTCCGCGACGGCGACGGCCAACACGATCCGTCCGGCGGCGCCGAGCGCCCTCGTCGCGACCACCTCGGCGACGCAGATCGATCTCGGCTGGCATGA
- a CDS encoding serine/threonine protein kinase: MSDAEGQAAATAAMDQSSFLHMERLLREDTKGVYTVKHMLGRGGMAVVYLAEETGLARKVALKVLPPELTFGHGVERFKREARTAAALDHPNIIPIYRIGDGGKLFWYAMKFLEGKSLEDLLKERGAMSLDESIEILEQVADALDYAHEHKVIHRDIKPANVMLDNRNRVIVTDFGIAKALSEGKLTATDSVIGTPYFMSPEQGMGKTVSGASDQYSVAVMAYRMLAGHVPFDGESAIDILHKHCMFPAPVLGEEMPDLPPHVSTAVARALSKDGSERFLSVHDFIQAMKDPDFVPKEPARASGVTVVMNADDAKRLRTGAGSGTNASAASSGRNKTVVPRGQTKPADKTVVASAKAVSAPAPAPKSKAGLFAAIAVVVLGGGAAAAYFATKGGDSPATNPSTLAATPPAPAPITPAPVTPTPQTVDTAAIVAAANAAAAAAKPPEDTKAPVTRPPASTGTNTGTKAPTGGTKAPVRTPAQQQTTPVQNAPAPSTPAPAPAPAPAAVEMGKLRLTVNFPATFEIDRTSYGEKKSWSIDLAPGDHIIVVKKDGYQTVTQTVDVKAGDNPVVRITLVPNP, translated from the coding sequence GTGTCCGACGCGGAGGGGCAGGCCGCGGCGACCGCGGCGATGGACCAGAGCTCGTTCCTGCACATGGAGCGGCTGCTCCGCGAGGACACCAAGGGTGTCTACACCGTGAAGCACATGCTCGGCCGCGGCGGCATGGCCGTCGTGTACCTGGCCGAGGAGACCGGGCTCGCTCGCAAGGTCGCGCTGAAGGTGCTGCCGCCCGAGCTCACGTTCGGCCACGGCGTCGAGCGCTTCAAGCGCGAGGCGCGCACCGCGGCAGCGCTCGACCATCCGAACATCATCCCGATCTACCGCATCGGCGACGGCGGCAAGCTCTTCTGGTACGCGATGAAGTTCCTCGAGGGCAAGTCGCTCGAGGACCTGCTGAAGGAACGCGGCGCCATGTCGCTCGACGAGTCGATCGAGATCCTCGAGCAGGTGGCCGACGCGCTCGATTACGCACACGAACACAAGGTCATCCATCGCGACATCAAGCCCGCGAACGTGATGCTCGACAACCGGAATCGCGTCATCGTGACCGACTTCGGGATCGCGAAGGCGCTCTCCGAGGGCAAGCTCACCGCCACGGACTCGGTGATCGGCACGCCCTACTTCATGAGCCCCGAGCAGGGCATGGGCAAGACCGTCTCCGGTGCCAGCGACCAGTACTCGGTCGCGGTGATGGCGTACCGGATGCTCGCCGGGCATGTGCCGTTCGACGGCGAGTCGGCGATCGACATCCTGCACAAGCACTGCATGTTCCCGGCGCCGGTCCTCGGCGAGGAGATGCCCGACCTGCCGCCGCACGTCTCGACGGCGGTCGCGCGAGCGCTCTCCAAGGACGGCAGCGAGCGGTTCCTCTCGGTGCACGACTTCATCCAGGCGATGAAGGACCCCGATTTCGTGCCGAAGGAGCCGGCACGCGCGAGCGGCGTCACGGTCGTGATGAACGCCGACGACGCGAAGCGCCTGCGCACCGGCGCCGGGAGCGGCACGAACGCCTCCGCCGCGAGCAGCGGTCGGAACAAGACGGTCGTCCCGAGGGGACAGACCAAGCCGGCGGACAAGACGGTCGTCGCGTCCGCGAAGGCCGTGTCCGCGCCGGCCCCGGCGCCGAAGTCGAAGGCGGGACTGTTCGCCGCGATCGCGGTCGTCGTGCTCGGCGGTGGTGCCGCCGCGGCGTACTTCGCGACGAAGGGCGGCGACTCGCCCGCGACGAATCCGTCCACGCTGGCGGCCACGCCGCCGGCGCCGGCTCCCATCACCCCCGCGCCGGTCACGCCCACGCCTCAGACGGTCGACACCGCGGCGATCGTCGCAGCCGCGAACGCTGCGGCGGCCGCCGCGAAGCCGCCCGAGGACACCAAGGCGCCGGTCACGCGTCCGCCCGCCAGCACGGGCACGAACACCGGCACGAAGGCGCCCACGGGGGGCACCAAGGCGCCGGTCCGCACGCCCGCACAACAGCAGACCACGCCGGTGCAGAACGCCCCCGCGCCGAGCACGCCCGCGCCCGCGCCTGCGCCCGCGCCGGCCGCGGTCGAGATGGGGAAGCTCCGCCTCACGGTGAACTTCCCCGCGACCTTCGAGATCGACCGCACCTCGTACGGCGAGAAGAAGAGCTGGTCGATCGACCTCGCGCCGGGCGATCACATCATCGTCGTGAAGAAGGACGGCTATCAGACGGTCACGCAGACCGTCGACGTGAAGGCCGGTGACAATCCCGTGGTCCGAATCACCCTGGTGCCCAATCCATGA
- the feoB gene encoding ferrous iron transport protein B — protein MAATTMRTRLPARDESLVQLGVRSDKWDFLVALAGNPNTGKSTVFNALTGLRQHTGNWPGKTVTRAEGYFTVGGDRFKMVDLPGTYSLQAASTDEEVARDALLFGAPDVTVIVLDATRLERNLNLALQVLEITPRVVVCLNLMDEAKRLGIGIDPAALSRELGVPVVPAAMRQGEGIDALRTAIQQVARGEIAPAPTRARDFAPEVETLIHEVEAMVLEAEPARANTRWVALRLLNADERVASMMPADLVARANAVRWRLSPDFHDRIAEGLYASAERIAARAALAGVRRAKFDLDRTLDRWLTSPLTGFPLMVLMLGVVFWLTIAGANVPSGLLADLLVDRGHPFARGLMGSIGAPWWLTGVLIDGVYLATAWVIAVMLPPMAIFFPLFTLLEDFGYLPRVAFNLDALFRRVGAHGKQALTMCMGFGCNAAGVVATRVIDSPRERLVAIITNNFSLCNGRWPTQILMASLFIGALVPAALGGLVSAAAVVGVTLIGVLAMFASSWLLTRTALRGEATSFSLELPPYRPPRLWQTLYTSIIDRTLIVLWRAIVFAAPAGAVIWLVGNVGWGGESVAQHLVRGLDPVGILLGMNGVILLAYVVAIPANEIVIPTVLMLTVLVGGTPDAGAGAGVMFELDQAQIGALLRANGWTTLTAVNLMLFSLLHNPCSTTIYTIWRETRSAKWTSVATLLPLGMGFVLTFLVAQVWRIIAGA, from the coding sequence ATGGCCGCGACGACCATGCGCACCCGCCTCCCCGCGCGCGACGAGTCCCTCGTCCAGCTCGGCGTCCGCTCCGACAAGTGGGACTTCCTCGTCGCGCTCGCGGGCAATCCGAACACCGGCAAGAGCACGGTCTTCAACGCGCTCACCGGACTGCGCCAGCACACCGGAAACTGGCCCGGCAAGACGGTCACGCGCGCTGAAGGGTACTTCACCGTCGGTGGCGACCGCTTCAAGATGGTGGACCTGCCGGGCACCTACTCCCTGCAGGCGGCGAGCACCGACGAGGAGGTCGCGCGTGACGCGCTGCTCTTCGGCGCACCCGACGTCACGGTGATCGTGCTCGACGCGACGCGGCTCGAGCGCAACCTCAACCTCGCGCTGCAGGTCCTCGAGATCACGCCGCGTGTCGTCGTCTGCCTCAACCTGATGGACGAGGCGAAGCGGCTGGGGATCGGCATCGACCCCGCGGCGCTCTCGCGCGAACTGGGCGTGCCGGTCGTGCCCGCCGCCATGCGGCAGGGCGAGGGGATCGACGCGTTGCGCACCGCCATCCAGCAGGTCGCGCGCGGCGAGATCGCGCCGGCTCCGACGCGGGCGCGTGACTTCGCGCCCGAGGTCGAGACGCTCATCCACGAAGTGGAGGCGATGGTCCTCGAGGCCGAGCCCGCGCGCGCCAACACCCGCTGGGTCGCGCTCCGACTGCTCAATGCGGACGAGCGGGTCGCCTCGATGATGCCCGCCGACCTGGTGGCACGCGCCAACGCGGTGCGCTGGCGGCTTAGTCCGGACTTCCACGACCGCATCGCCGAGGGGCTCTATGCCTCGGCGGAACGGATCGCGGCGCGCGCGGCGCTCGCCGGCGTGCGCCGCGCGAAGTTCGATCTCGATCGCACGCTGGACCGCTGGCTCACGAGCCCGCTCACTGGCTTCCCGCTCATGGTCCTGATGCTCGGGGTCGTCTTCTGGCTGACGATCGCCGGCGCGAACGTGCCATCGGGGCTGCTCGCCGACCTGCTCGTGGATCGAGGGCATCCGTTCGCGCGCGGACTCATGGGGAGCATCGGCGCGCCCTGGTGGCTCACCGGGGTGCTGATCGACGGCGTCTACCTCGCGACGGCGTGGGTCATCGCCGTGATGCTCCCGCCGATGGCGATCTTCTTCCCGCTGTTCACGCTGCTCGAGGACTTCGGGTACCTGCCGCGTGTGGCCTTCAACCTCGACGCGCTCTTCCGGCGCGTCGGCGCGCACGGGAAACAGGCGCTCACGATGTGCATGGGGTTCGGCTGCAACGCGGCCGGCGTCGTCGCGACGCGCGTGATCGACAGTCCGCGCGAGCGGCTGGTCGCGATCATCACGAACAACTTCTCGCTCTGCAACGGTCGCTGGCCGACGCAGATCCTCATGGCGTCGCTCTTCATCGGCGCGCTCGTGCCGGCGGCGCTCGGCGGCCTCGTCTCGGCGGCCGCGGTGGTCGGCGTGACTCTCATCGGCGTGCTCGCGATGTTCGCCTCGAGCTGGCTGCTCACACGGACCGCGCTCCGCGGCGAGGCGACGAGCTTCTCGCTGGAGCTGCCGCCGTACCGGCCGCCGCGGCTCTGGCAGACGCTCTACACCAGCATCATCGACCGCACGCTCATCGTGCTTTGGCGGGCGATCGTCTTCGCCGCGCCGGCGGGAGCGGTGATCTGGCTGGTGGGGAACGTCGGCTGGGGCGGCGAGAGCGTGGCGCAGCACCTCGTCCGCGGACTCGACCCCGTGGGCATCCTCCTCGGGATGAACGGCGTCATCCTCCTCGCGTACGTGGTCGCGATCCCGGCGAACGAGATCGTGATCCCCACCGTGCTCATGCTCACGGTGCTCGTCGGCGGGACGCCGGACGCCGGCGCCGGCGCCGGCGTCATGTTCGAGCTCGACCAAGCGCAGATCGGCGCCCTGCTCCGCGCGAACGGCTGGACGACGCTCACGGCGGTGAACCTCATGCTCTTCTCGCTGCTCCACAATCCGTGCTCGACGACGATCTACACGATCTGGCGCGAGACGCGCAGCGCGAAGTGGACCTCGGTCGCGACGCTGCTGCCCCTCGGCATGGGCTTCGTGCTGACGTTCCTCGTCGCACAGGTCTGGCGGATCATCGCTGGGGCCTGA
- a CDS encoding metal-dependent transcriptional regulator produces MVPDPRSALLVFGVLAVAALAVLWPRRGLLARLRRLRRASERVRVEDTLKYLFHRGAEGRDVHADALAGSLQVRQQLARGILERLTERGLAELVGAGGHRLTDRGRIEALRIVRSHRILEHYLADRTGIGPEEWHELAEDEEHLLTADEIEMLAARLGQPRFDPHGDPIPTAEGELPAAEGALLPTLAVGEVGTIVHLEDEPADAYDRLVAMGFALGKTVVVRSRSASMASVELDGRAHMLPRALELAVSVERAAEAHGPARTLADLGAGDRARVRRLSSECRGAQRRRLLDLGVVPGTILSVEMRSISGDPRAYRIRGALIALRRHQAEWIELEPVGSPRDTPRDMAAIA; encoded by the coding sequence ATGGTTCCCGACCCGCGCTCCGCCCTCCTCGTCTTCGGCGTCCTCGCCGTCGCCGCGCTCGCCGTCCTCTGGCCCCGCCGGGGGCTGCTCGCGCGCCTCCGCCGCCTCCGTCGCGCCTCGGAGCGGGTCCGCGTGGAGGACACGCTCAAGTACCTCTTCCATCGAGGTGCCGAGGGGCGCGACGTGCACGCCGATGCCCTCGCCGGCTCGCTGCAGGTCCGCCAGCAGCTCGCGCGCGGGATCCTCGAACGGCTCACCGAGCGCGGCCTGGCCGAGCTCGTCGGAGCCGGCGGGCACCGCCTCACCGACCGCGGGCGCATCGAAGCGCTCCGCATCGTGCGGTCGCACCGGATCCTCGAGCACTATCTCGCCGACCGCACCGGCATCGGCCCCGAGGAGTGGCACGAGCTCGCCGAGGACGAGGAGCACCTGCTCACCGCCGACGAGATCGAGATGCTCGCCGCACGACTCGGGCAGCCGCGCTTCGATCCGCACGGCGACCCGATCCCCACGGCGGAGGGCGAACTCCCGGCGGCCGAAGGCGCGCTGCTCCCCACCCTCGCGGTCGGCGAGGTGGGGACCATCGTCCACCTGGAGGACGAACCCGCCGACGCCTACGACCGCCTCGTCGCGATGGGCTTCGCCCTCGGCAAGACCGTTGTCGTGCGCTCCCGCTCGGCGTCGATGGCGAGCGTCGAGCTCGACGGGCGGGCGCACATGCTCCCCCGCGCGCTCGAGCTCGCGGTGAGTGTCGAGCGCGCTGCGGAGGCGCACGGCCCGGCGCGCACGCTCGCCGACCTGGGTGCGGGCGACCGCGCGCGCGTCCGCCGCCTCTCGAGCGAGTGTCGCGGTGCACAGCGCCGCCGCCTCCTCGACCTCGGGGTCGTGCCGGGCACCATCCTCTCGGTTGAGATGCGCAGCATCTCCGGAGACCCGCGCGCCTATCGCATCCGCGGCGCGCTCATCGCGCTGCGAAGGCACCAGGCCGAATGGATCGAACTCGAGCCCGTCGGGTCCCCGCGCGACACGCCCCGCGACATGGCGGCGATCGCCTGA
- a CDS encoding formamidopyrimidine-DNA glycosylase yields the protein MPELPDLVVYAEALERHVVGRAPTAIRIASPFLVRSVSPPVTAFVGAEVRGIERLGKRLVLAFDDERFLVMHLMIAGRLRWRAPGKKVAGRGPLAIFEFAHGALLFTEAGTKRRASLTAVEGRAALGAIDRGGLEVLTAPPAAFIARLRSENHTLKRALTDPRLLSGIGNAYSDEILHAARLSPLKLTSKLGDDEAMRLYAATVETLQWWIAHLRAEVGAGFPETVTAFRPEMQVHGRFGLPCPVCEAPVQRIRYADNETNYCARCQTEGRRLADRAMSRLLKDDWPRSIDDVE from the coding sequence GTGCCCGAACTCCCCGACCTCGTCGTCTATGCGGAGGCGCTGGAGCGCCACGTGGTGGGCCGCGCGCCGACCGCGATCCGCATCGCCAGTCCGTTCCTCGTCCGGTCCGTGTCCCCTCCGGTCACGGCGTTCGTCGGTGCGGAGGTTCGTGGCATCGAACGTCTCGGGAAACGCCTCGTGCTCGCGTTCGACGACGAGCGGTTCCTCGTGATGCACCTGATGATCGCGGGGCGGCTGCGCTGGCGCGCGCCGGGGAAGAAGGTCGCGGGGCGGGGGCCGTTGGCGATCTTCGAGTTCGCGCACGGGGCGCTCCTCTTCACCGAGGCGGGGACGAAGCGTCGGGCGTCGCTCACCGCGGTGGAGGGGCGTGCGGCGCTCGGCGCGATCGACCGGGGCGGGCTTGAGGTGCTCACCGCGCCGCCGGCGGCGTTCATCGCCCGGCTCCGGAGCGAGAACCACACGCTCAAGCGCGCGCTCACGGACCCGCGGCTCCTGAGCGGGATCGGCAACGCATACTCGGACGAGATCCTGCACGCGGCGCGGCTCTCGCCGCTCAAGCTGACATCGAAGCTCGGCGACGACGAGGCGATGCGATTGTACGCCGCGACCGTCGAGACGCTGCAGTGGTGGATCGCGCATCTGCGGGCCGAGGTGGGGGCGGGCTTCCCCGAGACGGTGACCGCGTTCCGTCCCGAGATGCAGGTGCATGGCCGATTCGGCCTGCCCTGTCCCGTGTGCGAGGCACCGGTGCAGCGGATCCGCTATGCGGACAACGAGACGAACTACTGCGCGCGGTGCCAGACCGAGGGGCGACGACTCGCGGACCGGGCGATGTCGCGACTGCTCAAGGATGACTGGCCGCGGTCGATCGACGACGTGGAGTAG
- a CDS encoding serine hydrolase translates to MRPLILLALAAAPLTAQRIPLVDLDREPARHVVVDREPGQYLGHVTTALLGDGRSILAVYPKGHGRGAIVMKRSDDEGRTWSARLPVPANWAESQEVPTLFRVPDTTAGKWRLLLFSGLYPARLAQSDDDGRTWTPLKDVGAWGGIVVMSSVVAMQDGSLLAFFHDDGRAIAAGGRATGTFHLYQVRSRDGGRTWGRPQQIWEGSDLHLCEPGAIRSPDGRVLALLLRENRRRAMSQVIFSADEGESWTTPRSLTDELTGDRHTAKYALDGRLVITFRDMAADSPTKGDWVAWVGRWSDLVAREPGQYRVRLKDNTNAWDSSYPGLERLGDGSFLATTYGHWIAGEEPYILSTRFSLAELDARAVFDQSRLARLGDYMQMSVDSQWIAGAVALVLRDGEVVYERAVGWSDREAGKPMSADAIFRIASQTKAITSTAIMQLVEEGRIALTDPVAKWIPTFARTSVASRADSGRTVLPARRPVTIFDLLTHTAGISYGTDASVAARYRAAGLGPAAGFGWYTADKDEPICTTMDRLGTLPFVEQPGERFVYGYNTDILGCVVERASGLPLDRYLRERITCPLGMADTEFFVSREKAARLVTVYRSEGGRAVRADTGQRGQGHYVDGPRRSFAGGAGLTSTARDYARFLEAIRRGGTLDGVRILSSRSVRLMSTDQIGARYGSDGQGYGLAFATVERDGAAGFAARGSFNWGGAYASIYHVDPARRLVMVLMLNQLPSSADLRPKFATLVYQAMLEGAP, encoded by the coding sequence ATGCGCCCACTGATCCTTCTCGCCCTCGCTGCCGCGCCACTCACCGCGCAACGCATCCCGCTCGTCGACCTCGACCGCGAGCCCGCGCGTCACGTCGTCGTCGATCGCGAACCCGGCCAGTACCTCGGCCACGTCACCACCGCGCTCCTTGGCGATGGTCGCTCCATCCTCGCGGTGTACCCGAAGGGTCACGGCCGCGGCGCGATCGTCATGAAGCGGAGTGACGACGAGGGGCGCACCTGGAGCGCGCGACTCCCCGTCCCCGCCAACTGGGCCGAGTCGCAGGAGGTGCCGACGCTCTTCCGCGTCCCCGACACCACGGCAGGCAAGTGGCGACTGCTCCTCTTCTCAGGGCTCTACCCCGCGCGACTCGCGCAGAGCGATGATGACGGCCGGACCTGGACACCGCTCAAGGATGTCGGCGCCTGGGGCGGCATCGTCGTGATGAGTTCCGTGGTCGCGATGCAGGACGGCTCGCTGCTCGCCTTCTTCCATGATGATGGTCGCGCCATCGCCGCCGGCGGACGCGCGACAGGGACCTTCCACCTGTACCAGGTGCGCTCGCGCGACGGAGGTCGGACGTGGGGCCGCCCGCAGCAGATCTGGGAGGGGAGCGATCTCCATCTGTGCGAGCCCGGCGCCATCCGCTCGCCAGACGGTCGCGTCCTCGCACTCCTCCTCCGCGAGAATCGGCGGCGCGCGATGTCGCAGGTGATCTTTTCCGCCGACGAAGGCGAGAGCTGGACCACACCGCGTTCGCTGACGGACGAGCTGACCGGCGACCGTCACACGGCCAAGTACGCGCTCGACGGCCGCCTCGTGATCACCTTCCGCGACATGGCCGCGGACAGCCCCACCAAGGGCGACTGGGTGGCATGGGTCGGCCGCTGGAGCGACCTCGTCGCGCGCGAGCCCGGACAGTACCGCGTGCGCCTCAAGGACAACACGAATGCGTGGGACTCGTCCTATCCCGGGCTGGAGCGCCTCGGCGACGGTTCCTTCCTCGCGACGACGTACGGGCACTGGATCGCCGGTGAGGAACCGTACATCCTGAGCACCCGCTTCTCGCTCGCCGAGCTCGACGCACGCGCCGTGTTCGATCAGTCGCGCCTCGCTCGGCTCGGGGACTACATGCAGATGAGCGTCGACTCGCAGTGGATCGCCGGCGCCGTGGCGCTCGTGCTGCGCGACGGCGAGGTCGTGTACGAGCGCGCCGTCGGCTGGTCCGACCGCGAGGCCGGGAAGCCGATGTCCGCCGACGCGATCTTCCGCATCGCGTCGCAGACCAAGGCGATCACGAGCACCGCGATCATGCAGCTCGTCGAGGAGGGACGCATCGCCCTCACCGATCCGGTGGCGAAGTGGATCCCCACCTTCGCGCGCACCAGCGTCGCCAGTCGCGCTGACTCGGGCCGCACCGTGCTCCCCGCCCGGCGTCCGGTCACCATCTTCGACCTCCTCACGCACACCGCGGGCATCTCCTACGGCACCGACGCCTCGGTCGCGGCGCGCTACCGCGCGGCGGGACTCGGTCCCGCCGCCGGCTTCGGCTGGTACACCGCCGACAAGGACGAACCGATCTGCACGACCATGGACCGCCTTGGTACCCTGCCCTTCGTCGAGCAGCCCGGGGAGCGGTTCGTCTACGGCTACAACACCGACATCCTCGGGTGCGTGGTGGAGCGCGCGAGCGGGCTGCCCCTCGACCGGTACCTCCGGGAGCGGATCACCTGCCCGCTCGGGATGGCCGACACCGAGTTCTTCGTGTCGCGCGAGAAGGCCGCCCGCCTCGTGACCGTCTATCGCAGCGAGGGCGGTCGCGCCGTGCGCGCCGACACGGGTCAGCGCGGCCAGGGACACTACGTCGACGGACCGCGGCGCAGCTTCGCCGGCGGTGCGGGCCTGACCTCCACCGCGCGCGACTACGCGCGCTTCCTCGAGGCGATCCGGCGCGGAGGGACCCTCGACGGCGTGCGGATCCTCTCCTCGCGGAGCGTGCGGCTCATGTCGACCGACCAGATCGGCGCGCGCTACGGCTCCGACGGCCAGGGCTACGGCCTCGCCTTCGCCACCGTCGAGCGCGACGGTGCCGCCGGCTTCGCCGCGCGCGGAAGCTTCAACTGGGGCGGCGCCTACGCGAGCATCTATCACGTCGATCCAGCGCGACGACTCGTCATGGTGCTGATGCTGAATCAGCTGCCCAGCTCCGCGGACCTGCGGCCGAAGTTCGCGACGCTCGTTTACCAGGCCATGCTCGAGGGCGCACCGTGA